From the Mesorhizobium koreense genome, the window TGCTCGGCAATGCGATGATGTTCAAAATGGCGAATTTCAAGTTCTGACATGGACGCCTTTTCCCCATTCGGCGGCATGCTCCCGGTAGCGCTCATCCTGCTTCTGGCAGGCGGGGCGGCGCTCGCCTGGCCTCTCGTCGCCGGACGGCAGGAGCGAAACGATCTGAAACGCAGGCTACGCCTGGATTTGCAGTCCGAGGGAGAAGAGAAGTCGGCGGAACGACCGCGCAAGGAAAATGTCGTGCGCGAGAAAGCCGCGCGCACGGCGCAGGAATTCTACGCCAGAACCGATCCCGAGAATGTGGCCCGACTGCGTCTCCGCCTGATCCAGGCGGGTTACATGAACCCTCGCGCTGTCGGGATGTTCTTCCTGGTACGTTTCCTGGCGCTCGCCGGTTGCGTCGCGCTGGCGCTTCTCCTCGTCATGGCGTTCAGCTCCGATGCCTCGCGCCTTAACCGTTGGATGTTCGTCGGCATGGCGGGCATCCTCGGCTACTTCCTGCCAGGGCTGGTTCTCGCACAGAAGGTCAAGACCAAGATGCGGGAATACCGCAATGGCTTTCCCGATTTCATGGACCTGATGATCGTCTGCTCGGACGCAGGCATGAGCATGGAAGCCGGTATCGAGCGTGTGTCGAAGGAATTGCAGCTTACCTACCCGTCTCTGGCGGAAAACCTGCAACTGGTCTCGCTGGAACTGAGGGCCGGCCGCAGCCTCGACGACGCGCTGAAGGCGCTGTCGGACCGGCTGAGCCTCGACGAGGTGCGCTCTTTCGCGACGCTCCTCCAGCAGTCGAAAGAACTCGGCACCAGCCTGTCTGGCGCGCTCAGGGTCTTTTCCGATGAGATGCGTCACAAGCGCATGTCGCTGGCCGAGGAAAAGGCGCACGCCCTGCCGGCGAAGATGTCGGTGCCGGTAACGGTCTGCATCCTGCCGGTCGTGCTGATGATCGCCATCATCCCGATCATCGTGCAACTGACTTCGATGAAACACTGAGCCCGGGCCGCTCCTCTTCCTTAACAAGGAGTTGAAGGCCTCTCGCAATTTGCTCCCGACTCGGCACCGAAGCTTAATTACCTTGTTCTAAAGTATTCACATCAAACAAGCGCCCGGAAAACGGGCCGGCAGGGCAGGGCTGGGGCAATGCGGGCAAGCATATTCGTCGTGTGCGGTTTTTTGGGTGCTGCGTTCACGGCATCGGGTTGCACCACCAATCCAGTCGACGCGTTGTCGACGATCTCGATCACGCCGCCGGCCAGGGATGTCAGCGCGGATGATCTGGCGCAGGGCAAGTCGCAATTCCGCGACGGCAATTACGGGTTGGCGGAGAAGCACTTCCGCCAGGCCGTGGAGTTGCGTCCGGACAGTGCCGAGGCATGGATGGGGCTCGCCGCCTGCTATGACGAACTCGGCCGCTTCGACTTCGCCGACCGCGCCTACGGCCAACTTCTGAAGATTGCCGGCCGGCGCCCGCGCATCGTCAATAATATGGGCTATTCCCAGCTTCTGCGCGGCGACAAGGCGAAAGCCCGCAGGCTCCTGATGGAAGCCGAGCAGAGCCTTCCGGGCGATAAGCTGGTGGCGGCGAATATCGCCCTGTTGAATAAGAGCTGACGGTCTCCTGGCTCAGCTCGCCAGCGCCTCCATTGGCGGGCAGGAGCAGACGAGGTTGCGGTCCCCGGCCACGTTGTCTATGCGCGACACTGGCGGCCAGTATTTCGTGGCGGGATCCGCATTCGTGTCGGGGAACGCAGCGGTCGTACGCGAATAGGGATGCGTCCATTCGTCAGCGAACGTATCCGCCGCCGCATGCGGTGCGTTGACCAACGGATTGTCTTCCTTCGACCATTCGCCTCTTGCCACCTTGCCGGCCTCGCCAGCGATGGCGATCATGGCGTCGCAGAACCGGTCGAGTTCGCGTTTCGGCTCCGATTCGGTCGGCTCGACCATCAGCGTGCCGGCCACCGGCCATGACATCGTCGGCGCGTGAAAACCGTAGTCTATCAGCCGCTTGGCGACATCTTCCACTGTGATGCCCGCGCTGTCCTTCAGCACCCGTGTGTCCAGGATGCATTCATGTGCCACGCGTCCGTTGCGGCCGGCATAGAGCACTGGATAATGCGCCCTCAACCGCTCCGCCACATAGTTGGCCGACAGGATGGCGTTTTCCGTCGCCTGCTTTAGTCCGGTAGCGCCCATCATGCGGATATACATCCAGGTGATCGGCAGGATCGAAGCGCTGCCGAAGGGTGCCGCGGCCACAGCGTGCGAAGAGCCGAGCGCTTCATGTCCCGGCAGGAAGCGTTTCAGATGCTTCGCCACGCCGATCGGCCCAATGCCTGGGCCGCCGCCGCCATGCGGGATGCAGAAGGTCTTGTGGAGGTTCATGTGGCAAACGTCGGCGCCGATGTCGCCCGGTCGCGCCAGTCCGACCATGGCGTTCAGATTTGCGCCGTCGAAATAGACTTGGCCACCATGCTCATGCACGACTGAACAAATGTCGCGCGCGCCTTCCTCGAACACGCCATGTGTCGAGGGATAGGTGAACATCAACGCTGCGAGGTTTTCCCCATATTGCGTCGCCTTGGCCTTCAGATCGTCGAGATCGATGTCGCCGTTTTCCGTGCAGGCGACGACGACGACGCGCATGCCCGCCATATGCGCGCTAGCCGGGTTGGTGCCGTGCGCGGAAGAGGGGATCAGGCAGACATCGCGATGCTTCTCGCCGCGCGCGAGATGATAGCGGCGGATGGCGAGCAGGCCGGCATATTCGCCCTGGCTGCCGGCGTTGGGCTGCAATGAAACCGCTGCAAAGCCGGTGATCTCGGCAAGCCAGCCCTCGAGTTGACCGATCATCTGGCGATAGCCGCGCGTGTGCCGAACCGGCGTGAAGGGATGGAGGTTCGCGACCGACGGCCAGCTTACCGGCATCATCTCGGCAGCCGCATTCAGCTTCATCGTGCAGGACCCGAGCGGGATCATGGCGCGGTCGAGTGCCAGATCCTTGTCCGAGAGCCGGCGCAGGAAACGCATCATTTCCGTCTCGGAGCGGTTCTCGTGGAAGACCGGCTGCGTCAGGAAATTTTTTCCACGCGGCTTGCCGGGCAGGGTGGACTTCGCGCTCTCAGCAACCTTCGCACCGAACAATTCCGCAATCGCTGTGAGATCAGCCTCGGTAGAACACTCATCGAAAGTGATGCCGAGATCGTCGTCACTGATGACGCGAAACAGCACCTCGCCCTTCTCGGCCGCCCTGGCGATCTCACGCGCCTTGCCTGTGGCGCGGACCAGGACGGTGTCGAAGCGGCTTGCTCCGACGACCGTGACCTTCGCTGCTTCCAGCCCTTCGGCAAGCCGGCAGGCCAGTGCGTGAATGCGCTCAGCGATCGCCTGTAAGCCTTCCGGTCCATGCCAGATGGCATAGGCGGCGGCCATGTTGGCGAGCAGGGCCTGTGCCGTGCAGATGTTCGAGGTCGCCTTCTCGCGGCGGATGTGCTGTTCGCGCGTCTGCAGCGCGAGGCGATAGCCGGGCCGCCCCTTGCTGTCGACGGACTGGCCGACAAGACGGCCGGGCATCAATCGGGTCAGCCGGTCGGCCACCGCGCAATAGGCGGCGTGCGGGCCGCCAAAACCAATGGGCACGCCGAAGCGCTGCATGGAGCCGACCGCAATGTCGGCGCCAAGAGAAGCGGGCGGCTCGCTGAGCGTCAGAGCCAGCGGGTCGGCGACGAAGATCACCAGCGCGTCCACTTCCTTTGCCTTGCGGATGGCGGCCGAATGGTCGCGATAGACGCCGAACGTGTCGGGCCACGGCACGATCAGCGCCGCCGCCTCGCCGTCCACTTTGCCCTCCGCGATTGTCATGCCGAGCGGATCGGCGCGTGTCTTCGCGACATCGAGAGCTTGCGGATGCAGCGCGCCGGCGAGTACCACGCGCGTCCGCTTCTCGCGGTGGTGCCGATACGCCATTCCGACGGCCTCGGCCACCGCCGTCGCCTCGTCGAGCAGCGAGGCCGAAGCGATCGGCAACCCGGTCAGTTCGGTGATCAGCGTCTGGAAATGGAAGAGCATCTCGAGCCGCCCCTGGCTGATCTCGGCCTGATAGGGCGTGTAGGCAGTATACCAGGCCGGATTCTCGAACAGGTTGCGCTGGATCACCGGTGGGACGAAAGTGCCATGATAGCCTTGGCCGATGAAGCTCTTCAGCACCTTGTTTTTGCCCATTATCGCTGAAAGCTCGCCGAGGGCTTCCGCTTCGCTAGCGGCGGCCGGCAGGTCGAGCGAGCGGTCGAGGCGAATCGATTTCGGCACTGCCTGCGTGATCAGCGTTTCAACGGAGGGGATTCCGAGCGCCGCCAGCATGGCGCGCTGGTCCTGTGCGCTTGATCCGATATGGCGGGCGGCGAAGGGAGATGCGAGAGAAATCATGTTGCGATCCTGCCTGAGATTTGTGCCGGATATTCAGCCGATCAGTTTCTTGTAGGCGGCTTCGTCCATCAGGCCCGACAACTGGCCTTCGTTCGACAGCTTCATCTTCCATAGCCAGCCATCGCCGGTGGCCGCTGAATTGACCAGCGCCGGCTCGCTCGAAAGCTTGTCGTTGACGTCCGCGATCTCCCCGTCGACGGGGGCATAGACGTCGGAAGCGGCCTTCACCGATTCCACCACGACGGCGGCCTCGCCCTTGGCGAGCTTGCGGCCTTTTTCCGGCAGTTCGACGAAGACGATGTCGCCGAGCTGTTCCTGTGCGTAATCGGTGATGCCGATTGTCGCCACGCCGTTCTCGACGCTGATCCATTCATGGTCTTCGGTGAAATAGGTGCTCGCCATAGAGGATTATCCTTTGCGATAGCGGTGAGGGACGAAAGGAAGGGTATGCACGTTGATTGGCAGCCTGTTGCCGCGCACGTCGGCGAAAAGGCGGATGCCCGGCTTGGCGAGTTCGGTCGCGACATAACCCATGGCGACCGGCGCTTCGGCGCTCGGACCAAAGCCGCCTGAGGTGACGCGCCCGATGCGCTCGCCGTTTTCGGTGAAGAGTTCGACACCGTCGCGTACCGGTTGGCGTCCTTCCGGCTTCAGCCCGACGCGTTTCTCGGAAGCACCTTGCGCTCCCTTTTTCGCCAGCGCCTCGGCTCCGATGAAGGCGCCTTTTTCCCGTACCGGTTTCGAGATCGCCCACATCAGCGCGGCGGAGACGGGGTCGGTGGAAGGATCGATGTCCTGCCCGTGCAGGCAAAGACCGGCTTCGAGCCGCAGGCTGTCGCGCGCGGCGAGGCCAACCCATTGGACACGCTCATCGGCGAGCAGGTTCTCGGCGAGCGCTGCGCCGTCCTTCACCGGTACGGCGATCTCGAAACCGTCCTCGCCCGTATAGCCGGATCGCGTCAGGAACCAGCCAGGCCGGGGCTCGAAACCGTGCATGAAGCTCAGATGCGCCGCGTCGATCCCCGCGGCGACGAGCACCGCTTTCGCGTCCTGTCCTTGTAGCGCTAGAAAGACACGTTCCAATGGCTCGACTTTGCAGTCGAAATCCTTCGCTACGGCCTTCAAATGCTTCTCGTCGGCTGCCGCGTTGCCGGCATTGGCGACGACCATGAAGCGATGCGAGCCGAGCCGCGTGACGATCAGATCGTCGAGGATGCCGGCATGCTCATCGAGCAGCAGCGTATATTTGGACTGGCCGTTATCGAGGGCGTTGGCATCGAGTGGGCAGGCCCGGCCGAGGAAGGCGGCGGCATCGGGGCCGCTCACTTCGAAGAGCCGCATGTGCGAGATGTCGAAAAGCCCGGCATGGGCGCGTGTATGAAGGTGCTCCTTCATGACGCCCGCCGGATAGCT encodes:
- a CDS encoding type II secretion system F family protein; translation: MDAFSPFGGMLPVALILLLAGGAALAWPLVAGRQERNDLKRRLRLDLQSEGEEKSAERPRKENVVREKAARTAQEFYARTDPENVARLRLRLIQAGYMNPRAVGMFFLVRFLALAGCVALALLLVMAFSSDASRLNRWMFVGMAGILGYFLPGLVLAQKVKTKMREYRNGFPDFMDLMIVCSDAGMSMEAGIERVSKELQLTYPSLAENLQLVSLELRAGRSLDDALKALSDRLSLDEVRSFATLLQQSKELGTSLSGALRVFSDEMRHKRMSLAEEKAHALPAKMSVPVTVCILPVVLMIAIIPIIVQLTSMKH
- a CDS encoding tetratricopeptide repeat protein yields the protein MRASIFVVCGFLGAAFTASGCTTNPVDALSTISITPPARDVSADDLAQGKSQFRDGNYGLAEKHFRQAVELRPDSAEAWMGLAACYDELGRFDFADRAYGQLLKIAGRRPRIVNNMGYSQLLRGDKAKARRLLMEAEQSLPGDKLVAANIALLNKS
- the gcvP gene encoding aminomethyl-transferring glycine dehydrogenase; protein product: MISLASPFAARHIGSSAQDQRAMLAALGIPSVETLITQAVPKSIRLDRSLDLPAAASEAEALGELSAIMGKNKVLKSFIGQGYHGTFVPPVIQRNLFENPAWYTAYTPYQAEISQGRLEMLFHFQTLITELTGLPIASASLLDEATAVAEAVGMAYRHHREKRTRVVLAGALHPQALDVAKTRADPLGMTIAEGKVDGEAAALIVPWPDTFGVYRDHSAAIRKAKEVDALVIFVADPLALTLSEPPASLGADIAVGSMQRFGVPIGFGGPHAAYCAVADRLTRLMPGRLVGQSVDSKGRPGYRLALQTREQHIRREKATSNICTAQALLANMAAAYAIWHGPEGLQAIAERIHALACRLAEGLEAAKVTVVGASRFDTVLVRATGKAREIARAAEKGEVLFRVISDDDLGITFDECSTEADLTAIAELFGAKVAESAKSTLPGKPRGKNFLTQPVFHENRSETEMMRFLRRLSDKDLALDRAMIPLGSCTMKLNAAAEMMPVSWPSVANLHPFTPVRHTRGYRQMIGQLEGWLAEITGFAAVSLQPNAGSQGEYAGLLAIRRYHLARGEKHRDVCLIPSSAHGTNPASAHMAGMRVVVVACTENGDIDLDDLKAKATQYGENLAALMFTYPSTHGVFEEGARDICSVVHEHGGQVYFDGANLNAMVGLARPGDIGADVCHMNLHKTFCIPHGGGGPGIGPIGVAKHLKRFLPGHEALGSSHAVAAAPFGSASILPITWMYIRMMGATGLKQATENAILSANYVAERLRAHYPVLYAGRNGRVAHECILDTRVLKDSAGITVEDVAKRLIDYGFHAPTMSWPVAGTLMVEPTESEPKRELDRFCDAMIAIAGEAGKVARGEWSKEDNPLVNAPHAAADTFADEWTHPYSRTTAAFPDTNADPATKYWPPVSRIDNVAGDRNLVCSCPPMEALAS
- the gcvH gene encoding glycine cleavage system protein GcvH yields the protein MASTYFTEDHEWISVENGVATIGITDYAQEQLGDIVFVELPEKGRKLAKGEAAVVVESVKAASDVYAPVDGEIADVNDKLSSEPALVNSAATGDGWLWKMKLSNEGQLSGLMDEAAYKKLIG
- the gcvT gene encoding glycine cleavage system aminomethyltransferase GcvT, with the translated sequence MSGNEQATKILPLQDLHKAAGARFGAFAGWSMPISYPAGVMKEHLHTRAHAGLFDISHMRLFEVSGPDAAAFLGRACPLDANALDNGQSKYTLLLDEHAGILDDLIVTRLGSHRFMVVANAGNAAADEKHLKAVAKDFDCKVEPLERVFLALQGQDAKAVLVAAGIDAAHLSFMHGFEPRPGWFLTRSGYTGEDGFEIAVPVKDGAALAENLLADERVQWVGLAARDSLRLEAGLCLHGQDIDPSTDPVSAALMWAISKPVREKGAFIGAEALAKKGAQGASEKRVGLKPEGRQPVRDGVELFTENGERIGRVTSGGFGPSAEAPVAMGYVATELAKPGIRLFADVRGNRLPINVHTLPFVPHRYRKG